The Mesorhizobium sp. NBSH29 genome has a segment encoding these proteins:
- a CDS encoding GMC family oxidoreductase, with amino-acid sequence MQHAQSYDYIIVGAGSAGCVLANRLSADPSCSVLLLEAGGWDSDPLIHVPLGWGKILTERRHDWMYFCEPEDNVGGRRVECARGKVIGGSSSTNAMAYVRGNRGDYDRWAASGLTDWSYEKVLPYFLKQETWERGETRFRGGDGPINTQFCRYKDPLIDAFAQASVEAGYPQTDDYNGAQQEGFGRLQMTIGKGRRCSSASAYLRPALKRPNLTVLTEAYATKIVLEGRRATGVTFLHHDAERTVTARQEVLLAGGVINSPQLLMLSGIGSSAELSEHGIETVVALPEVGKNLQDHVSVILMYRRRTPGPFLRAMRADRIGLDFLKTYLTGHGFSADVPGGVVAFLKSGPERPLPDVQLLFTAAPLAAWPYFPPFKAPFEDGFATRIVATQPESRGTLKLASGDPMAAPLIHQNFLASPKDWESLRAGFRVARALAAQPAMEPFIKAEFFPGPTCQTDAEIDEHIRNTSITVHHPAGTCRMGIDNASVVDPQLNVRGVAGLRVVDASVMPDLVCGNINAAVIMIAEKAADLVASSRQREAA; translated from the coding sequence ATGCAGCACGCGCAAAGCTACGACTACATCATCGTTGGGGCCGGGTCGGCCGGCTGTGTGCTGGCCAACAGGCTCAGCGCGGACCCGTCATGCAGCGTACTTTTGCTCGAGGCCGGTGGCTGGGACAGCGACCCACTGATCCATGTGCCGCTCGGCTGGGGTAAAATACTGACCGAGCGCCGCCACGACTGGATGTATTTCTGCGAGCCGGAAGACAATGTCGGCGGCCGCCGGGTGGAGTGCGCTCGTGGGAAGGTGATCGGCGGCTCGTCCTCTACGAATGCCATGGCCTATGTGCGCGGCAATCGCGGCGACTATGACCGCTGGGCTGCGAGCGGCCTTACGGACTGGTCGTATGAGAAGGTGCTGCCCTACTTCCTCAAGCAAGAAACTTGGGAGCGGGGCGAGACCCGCTTCCGCGGTGGCGATGGGCCGATCAATACGCAATTTTGCCGCTACAAGGACCCGCTGATCGACGCCTTCGCGCAGGCGAGCGTTGAGGCGGGATACCCGCAGACAGATGATTACAATGGCGCGCAACAGGAAGGCTTTGGACGGCTGCAGATGACCATCGGCAAAGGCCGGCGGTGTTCTTCGGCCTCAGCCTATTTGCGACCAGCCCTGAAGCGGCCCAATCTTACGGTGCTGACTGAAGCATATGCGACGAAAATCGTGCTGGAGGGCCGGCGTGCCACTGGAGTGACGTTTCTGCACCACGACGCCGAGCGAACCGTCACAGCCCGGCAGGAGGTGCTGCTCGCCGGCGGCGTGATCAACTCGCCGCAACTGTTGATGCTCTCTGGCATCGGCTCGTCTGCGGAATTGTCAGAACATGGCATCGAGACGGTCGTGGCGTTGCCCGAAGTGGGCAAAAACCTTCAGGATCATGTCTCTGTCATCCTCATGTATCGACGCCGGACACCGGGACCATTCCTGCGCGCCATGCGAGCAGATCGCATCGGCCTGGATTTTCTCAAGACCTATCTGACCGGACACGGTTTTTCTGCCGATGTGCCAGGTGGAGTTGTCGCATTCCTCAAAAGTGGGCCAGAACGGCCGCTGCCAGACGTGCAATTACTGTTTACTGCCGCGCCGCTTGCCGCCTGGCCCTATTTTCCACCCTTCAAGGCACCGTTCGAGGACGGGTTTGCAACACGCATCGTGGCAACGCAGCCCGAAAGCCGGGGTACGCTCAAGCTGGCGTCTGGCGATCCGATGGCGGCGCCGCTGATTCACCAGAATTTCCTCGCCTCGCCAAAAGATTGGGAATCGCTGCGGGCCGGCTTTCGGGTCGCACGCGCGCTTGCCGCGCAGCCGGCGATGGAGCCGTTCATCAAGGCAGAGTTTTTCCCCGGTCCCACGTGCCAGACCGATGCGGAAATAGACGAGCATATTCGCAACACCTCAATCACCGTTCATCACCCGGCCGGAACCTGCCGCATGGGGATAGATAATGCCTCGGTCGTCGACCCGCAGCTCAATGTGCGCGGTGTTGCCGGGCTGCGCGTCGTCGACGCCTCGGTGATGCCGGACCTGGTCTGCGGGAACATCAACGCAGCGGTGATCATGATCGCCGAGAAGGCTGCCGATCTGGTTGCCTCATCACGTCAAAGGGAAGCTGCCTGA
- a CDS encoding class II aldolase/adducin family protein gives MSEHNSGRPTVIEELVTATKILLNEGILDTFGHISARDPDDARSFLLAGKLAPSLITADDIMRFDLEGETSDNRPAYLERYIHSEIYKARPDVQCVLHSHSPAVLPYCFTDQPLRPVTHMGAFLGETVPVYEIRDRLGDETDLFGGSHDVCRDIAQTLGDQAVVLMARHGVVNVGRSVREVVFRAFYTEQNAAAQTAGLQVGTIKYLSPGEVKSAGSLVGAQIDRGWDHWSQRLRQAGLA, from the coding sequence ATGTCGGAACATAATTCCGGTCGGCCAACGGTTATCGAAGAGCTGGTTACAGCCACGAAGATCCTTTTGAACGAAGGCATCCTGGATACATTCGGGCACATCAGTGCCCGCGATCCGGACGATGCACGAAGCTTCCTTCTGGCCGGCAAGCTCGCGCCGAGCCTTATCACCGCCGACGACATCATGCGCTTCGACCTCGAGGGTGAGACGTCGGACAACCGTCCGGCCTATCTGGAGCGCTACATTCACAGCGAAATCTACAAGGCACGGCCAGATGTGCAGTGCGTGTTGCACAGCCACTCTCCCGCTGTGCTGCCTTATTGCTTCACCGACCAACCCTTGCGGCCGGTAACCCATATGGGTGCGTTCCTGGGCGAGACGGTGCCCGTTTATGAGATCCGCGACCGACTGGGCGATGAAACTGACCTGTTCGGTGGCAGCCACGATGTCTGCCGCGATATTGCCCAAACGCTTGGTGATCAGGCGGTGGTGCTCATGGCGCGCCATGGCGTCGTCAATGTCGGACGCTCGGTGCGCGAAGTGGTGTTCCGTGCATTCTACACCGAACAGAACGCAGCCGCGCAGACGGCTGGCCTACAGGTAGGCACCATCAAATATCTGTCGCCAGGAGAGGTCAAATCCGCTGGCAGCCTCGTCGGCGCACAGATCGATCGGGGTTGGGACCACTGGTCGCAGCGCCTGCGGCAGGCGGGGTTGGCCTAG
- a CDS encoding amino acid synthesis family protein gives MKHSAEVEKHYEVRGWYSTVQEVRHDGGAVSDTLIKAAVGVIIRNPFAGKFVSDLSELTGPSAAIGHALGERAAALLGDRQVESYGKGGIAGTAGEQEHVVACITTLFGDPLREQVGGGNAWISSVSKVAAAGTSIDIPLAHKDELYIRSHYDAVTFCAPDGPRPDELLICVAVATGPRVHQRVGGKTVAELLATA, from the coding sequence ATGAAACATTCGGCGGAAGTGGAAAAGCATTACGAAGTGCGCGGCTGGTATTCCACCGTGCAGGAAGTTCGTCACGATGGCGGGGCAGTGAGCGACACGCTGATCAAGGCTGCTGTGGGCGTCATCATCCGTAATCCCTTCGCCGGGAAGTTCGTCAGCGATCTGTCCGAACTAACCGGGCCGAGTGCGGCTATCGGCCATGCGTTGGGCGAGCGGGCTGCTGCCCTGCTCGGCGACAGACAGGTCGAAAGTTATGGCAAGGGGGGTATTGCCGGGACAGCCGGCGAGCAGGAACACGTCGTTGCCTGCATCACCACCCTCTTTGGCGATCCACTGCGTGAGCAGGTGGGTGGTGGCAATGCGTGGATCTCCTCTGTCAGCAAGGTAGCTGCTGCAGGAACCTCGATCGACATTCCGCTGGCGCACAAAGACGAACTCTACATCCGGTCCCACTACGACGCCGTGACCTTCTGCGCGCCCGATGGCCCGCGTCCGGATGAACTCCTCATCTGCGTGGCTGTCGCGACCGGTCCACGCGTCCATCAGCGCGTTGGCGGAAAAACCGTTGCCGAGCTGTTGGCCACCGCCTGA
- a CDS encoding YbhB/YbcL family Raf kinase inhibitor-like protein, producing MPLNIKDLKISSPDFQPLGKLNDVHSGDKGNVLPKLTVSGVPAGTKELAVICHDPDAPLPNGFTHWTVYGIDPSATDLSDAQEKYRVGPNGAGDHQYFGPMPPAGHGVHHYYFWVYALDTAVEGKPNREAFLEKYAGNIIEQNRIVGTYQNN from the coding sequence ATGCCCCTTAATATCAAGGACCTCAAGATTTCTTCCCCGGACTTCCAGCCGCTCGGAAAGCTGAACGACGTGCATTCCGGTGACAAGGGAAACGTGCTGCCCAAGCTTACCGTGAGCGGCGTTCCGGCGGGAACCAAGGAACTCGCCGTTATTTGCCATGACCCTGATGCGCCCTTGCCGAACGGCTTCACGCACTGGACCGTCTACGGTATCGACCCGTCGGCGACCGACCTTTCCGACGCACAGGAAAAGTACCGCGTCGGCCCCAATGGTGCGGGCGATCATCAGTACTTTGGTCCCATGCCGCCTGCAGGCCATGGCGTGCACCACTACTATTTTTGGGTCTACGCCCTCGACACGGCCGTCGAAGGAAAGCCCAATCGCGAAGCGTTTCTGGAAAAGTATGCCGGCAACATCATCGAACAGAACCGGATTGTCGGCACCTACCAGAACAACTGA